Proteins from a genomic interval of Tenacibaculum sp. SZ-18:
- a CDS encoding DUF2199 domain-containing protein produces the protein MFWKKKKNKSTKFNCSECGNVHSDWPALAFKSPANYDFLSDQEKCELGKLDSDFCEIHYEDQIDRFIRVTLTQKVNDTCENLDYGLWVSLSEKSYSDYKANFNNENHETGYFGWLCSNIPEYGDTMSIPCDVITKSGNDRPEIFPHEDFDHPFVRDYYDGILKSEAENRINEMIKNVG, from the coding sequence ATGTTCTGGAAAAAGAAGAAAAATAAGTCGACTAAATTTAATTGTTCTGAATGTGGCAACGTGCATTCTGACTGGCCAGCATTAGCTTTTAAATCGCCAGCAAATTATGATTTCCTTTCTGACCAAGAAAAGTGTGAACTTGGTAAATTAGACTCTGACTTTTGCGAAATTCATTATGAAGACCAAATTGATCGATTTATAAGAGTAACACTGACTCAAAAAGTGAATGATACTTGTGAAAACTTGGATTATGGACTTTGGGTTTCGTTAAGCGAGAAAAGCTATTCAGATTATAAAGCAAATTTTAACAATGAAAATCACGAAACTGGATATTTTGGTTGGCTTTGTAGCAATATTCCAGAATACGGAGATACTATGTCAATTCCTTGTGATGTAATAACAAAAAGTGGAAATGACAGACCTGAAATTTTTCCTCATGAAGATTTTGACCATCCATTTGTTCGTGATTATTATGATGGAATTTTAAAATCAGAAGCGGAAAATAGAATAAACGAAATGATAAAAAACGTTGGGTAA